In Melanotaenia boesemani isolate fMelBoe1 chromosome 16, fMelBoe1.pri, whole genome shotgun sequence, the following proteins share a genomic window:
- the bag2 gene encoding BAG family molecular chaperone regulator 2, which yields MAQAKIQAKMNESVCSKFSRTLSMADRAGQLLESLDQLEIRVDALREAASAMEQERECILEMIQSIQNSQEMRNICAGEREELTLTANRLMGRTLCVEISVGTIRNLQQEDALRKATSMIDEIVKKLLDDVEGGRQQLLALHAACVTEAPPVPTDQKFQAIVISCALEDQKRIKRRLETLLRNVENAEKNIKIMDNQKLDDKQANGSH from the exons ATGGCTCAAGCGAAAATACAAGCGAAGATGAACGAATCTGTTTGCAGCAAGTTCAGCAGGACTTTGTCCATGGCAGATCGCGCGGGGCAACTCTTGGAAAGTTTGGATCAGCTGGAAATAAG GGTGGACGCTTTACGCGAAGCAGCATCTGCCATGGAGCAGGAAAGGGAGTGCATCCTGGAAATGATTCAGTCCATACAGAACAGTCAAGAAATGCGTAACATCTGCGCGG gagagagagaggagttGACTTTAACTGCTAACCGCCTGATGGGCCGGACTCTGTGTGTGGAGATCTCTGTCGGTACCATCAGAAACCTTCAGCAGGAGGACGCGCTGCGTAAGGCCACATCCATGATAGATGAAATAGTGAAGAAGTTACTGGACGACGTGGAAGGTGGTCGGCAGCAGCTGCTGGCCTTGCATGCGGCCTGTGTGACGGAAGCGCCGCCCGTCCCCACTGACCAGAAGTTTCAGGCTATAGTGATAAGCTGTGCTTTGGAGGACCAGAAGAGGATCAAGCGGAGGCTGGAGACTCTGTTGAGGAACGttgaaaatgctgaaaagaacaTCAAGATTATGGATAACCAAAAACTCGACGACAAGCAAGCCAATGGGAGTCATTAA